Proteins encoded within one genomic window of Terriglobales bacterium:
- a CDS encoding beta-ketoacyl-ACP synthase III, producing MPRAKITALGTYVPPRLLTNADLEKMVETSDQWILERTGIRQRHIVDKGMATSDLALEAARRALAQRGIPATEIEAILVATVTPDMFFPATACILQDKLGAAGAWGFDVSAACSGFLYALQTGVQFIQTGAHKKVLVIGADVMSSIIDYTDRATCVIFGDGAGAILLEPALEKDGKDGACYFMDFIHEVDGSGGCALYMPGGGSRNPSTHETVDKNMHVVHQDGGAVFKYAVRKMTEVCENLLKRNGFTGKDVNCFIPHQANGRIITATADRVGLNPDRVIINIDEFGNTTAGTIPLAMQTALDQGKLKKGDLVLLASVGAGFTTGATLLRWAY from the coding sequence TTGCCACGGGCGAAGATCACCGCTCTCGGGACCTACGTCCCGCCCCGCCTTTTGACCAACGCCGACCTGGAGAAGATGGTCGAGACCTCCGACCAGTGGATCCTGGAGCGCACCGGCATCCGCCAGCGGCACATCGTGGACAAAGGGATGGCCACCTCCGACCTGGCACTGGAGGCGGCGCGGCGCGCGCTCGCCCAGCGCGGCATCCCCGCAACCGAGATCGAGGCCATCCTCGTGGCCACCGTCACTCCCGACATGTTTTTTCCCGCCACCGCCTGCATCCTCCAGGACAAGCTGGGCGCGGCCGGCGCCTGGGGATTCGACGTCTCCGCCGCCTGCTCCGGCTTCCTCTACGCCCTGCAGACCGGGGTGCAGTTCATCCAGACGGGCGCGCATAAGAAGGTGCTGGTCATCGGCGCCGACGTCATGTCCTCCATCATTGATTACACCGACCGCGCCACCTGCGTGATCTTCGGCGACGGCGCGGGCGCCATCCTGCTCGAACCCGCCCTCGAAAAGGACGGCAAGGACGGCGCCTGCTACTTCATGGACTTCATCCATGAAGTGGACGGTTCCGGCGGCTGCGCCCTCTACATGCCCGGCGGCGGCAGCCGCAATCCTTCGACCCATGAGACCGTGGACAAGAACATGCACGTCGTCCACCAGGACGGTGGGGCGGTCTTCAAGTACGCCGTGCGCAAGATGACCGAGGTCTGCGAGAACCTGCTCAAGCGCAACGGCTTCACCGGCAAGGACGTGAACTGCTTCATTCCCCACCAGGCCAACGGGCGCATCATCACCGCCACCGCCGATCGCGTCGGCCTGAACCCCGACCGCGTCATCATCAACATCGACGAGTTCGGCAACACCACCGCCGGCACCATCCCGCTGGCCATGCAGACGGCACTCGACCAAGGCAAGCTGAAAAAGGGAGACTTAGTGCTTCTAGCCTCCGTGGGAGCAGGATTTACGACCGGCGCCACGCTGCTGCGCTGGGCCTACTAA
- a CDS encoding DUF3488 and transglutaminase-like domain-containing protein has translation MPPETSAPASLGQSVIERYYEISLYLLIVTGFATLASTGKLDALSVVFFAAALALRGYLLLKGRTPVIPVRWTNYLTFVYVVFYLADFFLISDSFLTATVHLILLIMAVKIFSVERYRDHLYLAALSFGMVLMAAVLTVDSLFLAAFSLFALLAVTTFVSMEMKRSGAEASGRAREPAELRRRMPWSLSTTSLALMVAILLGAAGIFFVLPRITAGYLTAYAPRNELASGFSDEVRLGQIGEIQQSSQVVMHIRIADDSQGAYDLKWRGVALSTFDGHRWFNNRRDRDRRVLSQPGGRFELLADAPAPAEYLQTRPAFQIRYRVVTEPMLGSDVFFLAPIAQVLYVNYRNIAVDDDTGAVFNSDRYRVINAYEAVSNLRTPSATVLRAAAGELPPEIQERYLQLPAKMDARIPPLARQVTAKATNDYDRARALELHLQARYGYTLQLPATPPRDPVANFLFERKEGHCEYFASSMALMLRELGIPSRIVNGFRTGEFNDLTGSYIIRARDAHSWVEAYFPGQGWVAFDPTPASNHPLAGGWQRMLLYFDAMSEFWREWVVNYDFSHQNTLGQNMTVSGRQYFLSLQQWAKRKYSELLEAARQTRRRAQEQPREWGLRGVIGLSGLLLLINARKLWRGGRRQWLARRPARAPQAAASIWYERMTRSLARRGWPRAPAQTPEEFLITIDDPQVRRSVEAFILRYERARFGDSAEDAQRLPELYQSIRSGR, from the coding sequence ATGCCGCCGGAAACCAGCGCGCCCGCGAGCCTGGGCCAGAGCGTGATCGAGCGCTACTACGAGATCTCGCTCTACCTGCTGATCGTCACCGGCTTCGCCACTCTGGCCAGCACGGGAAAGCTCGACGCCCTCTCGGTCGTGTTCTTCGCCGCGGCGCTGGCCTTGCGAGGATACCTCCTGCTCAAGGGGCGGACGCCGGTGATCCCGGTGCGCTGGACCAACTACCTCACCTTTGTTTATGTGGTCTTCTACCTGGCGGACTTCTTCCTGATCTCGGACAGCTTCCTCACGGCGACGGTCCACCTCATCCTGCTCATCATGGCGGTGAAGATTTTTTCGGTGGAGCGCTATCGCGACCACCTCTATCTGGCGGCGCTCTCGTTCGGCATGGTGCTGATGGCGGCGGTGCTCACCGTGGACAGCCTGTTCCTGGCGGCCTTCAGCCTGTTCGCGCTGCTGGCGGTGACGACCTTCGTGAGCATGGAGATGAAGCGCTCCGGGGCGGAGGCCTCGGGACGCGCCCGCGAACCCGCCGAACTCCGCCGCCGCATGCCCTGGTCGCTCTCCACCACCTCGCTGGCGCTGATGGTGGCCATCCTCCTGGGCGCGGCGGGGATCTTCTTCGTGCTGCCGCGCATCACCGCGGGGTACCTGACCGCCTACGCCCCGCGCAACGAGCTGGCCAGCGGCTTCAGCGACGAGGTCCGGCTGGGACAGATCGGGGAGATTCAGCAGTCGAGCCAGGTGGTGATGCACATCCGCATCGCGGACGACAGCCAGGGCGCCTACGACCTGAAGTGGCGCGGCGTGGCCCTGTCGACCTTCGACGGCCACCGCTGGTTCAACAACAGGCGCGATCGCGATCGCCGTGTGCTCTCGCAGCCCGGCGGCCGCTTTGAGCTTTTGGCGGACGCCCCCGCGCCCGCGGAGTACCTCCAGACCCGTCCTGCTTTCCAGATCCGCTACCGGGTGGTCACCGAGCCCATGTTGGGCAGCGACGTATTTTTCCTGGCCCCCATCGCCCAGGTCCTCTATGTCAACTACCGCAACATCGCGGTGGACGATGACACGGGGGCGGTCTTTAATAGCGACCGCTACCGCGTGATCAACGCCTACGAAGCAGTCTCCAACCTGCGGACGCCGTCGGCGACGGTGTTGCGGGCCGCGGCGGGCGAGCTTCCGCCGGAGATCCAGGAGCGCTACCTGCAGCTGCCGGCGAAGATGGACGCGCGCATCCCTCCCCTCGCACGTCAGGTCACCGCCAAGGCCACCAACGATTACGACCGCGCGCGCGCCCTTGAGCTCCACCTGCAAGCGCGCTACGGCTACACGCTCCAGCTTCCCGCGACTCCGCCCCGCGACCCGGTAGCCAACTTCCTCTTCGAGCGCAAGGAAGGACACTGCGAGTACTTTGCTTCGTCCATGGCCCTGATGCTGCGGGAACTGGGAATCCCGTCGCGCATTGTGAACGGATTCCGCACCGGCGAGTTCAACGACCTGACCGGAAGCTACATCATCCGGGCGCGCGATGCGCACTCCTGGGTGGAAGCCTACTTCCCCGGACAGGGCTGGGTGGCCTTCGATCCCACACCCGCCTCCAACCACCCGTTGGCCGGCGGCTGGCAGCGGATGCTCCTGTACTTCGACGCCATGAGCGAATTCTGGCGTGAGTGGGTGGTGAACTACGACTTCTCCCACCAGAACACGCTGGGCCAGAACATGACCGTGAGTGGCCGGCAGTACTTCCTGAGCTTGCAGCAGTGGGCGAAGCGGAAATACTCGGAGCTGCTGGAAGCGGCGCGCCAGACGCGGCGGCGAGCGCAGGAGCAGCCGCGGGAGTGGGGCTTGCGCGGCGTCATCGGGCTCTCCGGACTGCTGCTCCTGATCAACGCGCGGAAGCTGTGGCGCGGCGGAAGACGGCAATGGCTGGCGCGGCGTCCGGCGCGCGCCCCGCAAGCCGCGGCCAGCATCTGGTACGAGCGCATGACGCGGTCGCTGGCCCGGCGCGGGTGGCCCCGGGCTCCGGCGCAGACCCCGGAAGAGTTCCTGATCACCATCGACGATCCGCAGGTGCGCCGCTCGGTCGAGGCCTTCATCTTGCGCTACGAGCGCGCAAGATTCGGCGACTCGGCAGAAGACGCACAGCGACTTCCTGAGCTGTACCAGTCGATTCGCTCCGGGCGCTAG